A window from Zingiber officinale cultivar Zhangliang chromosome 7A, Zo_v1.1, whole genome shotgun sequence encodes these proteins:
- the LOC122002244 gene encoding 2-oxoglutarate and iron-dependent oxygenase domain-containing protein CP2-like, which produces MSLDGVVDRREGSPVGNGNGTARPTYGDRRLRLNPNTEHRPERYDDVGSELVPAIFSSLERHLPPIMLEVPRDAKLQLMKDILARYLPEGECSRVQKHKAYRQKLISAYQPLHKELYNLQPSTFFMPSFLKAINDNTEESFRNILSEPSPGIYIFSMLQPSLCEMLLDEVENFEKWVNSVKFKIMRPNAMNKYGAVLDDFGMETMLNKLMDDFISPVARVFYPEVGGSTLDSHHGFVVEYGKDKDIELGFHVDDAEVTLNVCLGKDFSGGNLFFQGVRCDKHVNTETQPEEFFDYSHVPGQAVLHRGRHRHGARPTNSGHRINMLLWCRSSIFRERRKFQKDFSSWCGQCQLAKKERQHQWVTTTKLAFLRGCGGGKI; this is translated from the exons ATGTCGCTGGACGGGGTCGTCGATCGAAGGGAGGGCTCTCCAGTGGGCAATGGGAACGGGACGGCCAGGCCGACGTACGGAGACCGGCGCCTGAGGCTGAATCCCAACACGGAGCACAGGCCGGAACGGTACGATGATGTTGGGTCGGAATTGGTCCCGGCAATTTTCAGCTCCTTGGAGCGGCACCTCCCTCCGATCATGCTCGAGGTGCCGCGGGATGCCAAGTTGCAGTTAATGAAGGATATCCTTGCGCGTTACTTGCCCGAGGGGGAATGCAGCAGG GTTCAGAAGCATAAAGCATACAGGCAGAAATTGATTTCAGCTTATCAG CCTTTACATAAAGAACTATACAATCTGCAACCATCAACGTTTTTTATGCCATCATTTCTTAAGGCAATCAATGATAACacagaggagagcttcagaaaTATACTGTCAGAACCTTCACCTGGAATTTATATATTTTCTATGCTGCAGCCAAGTTTATGTGAAATGTTATTAGATGAG gtggaaaattttgaaaagtgggTTAATTCAGTCAAGTTCAAAATAATGCGACCAAATGCAATGAACAAGTATGGTGCTGTGCTTGATGACTTTGGCATGGAAACAATGCTTAACAAGCTTATGGATGACTTCATCTCTCCAGTTGCTAGAG TATTTTATCCTGAGGTTGGTGGGTCAACTCTGGATTCACATCATGGTTTTGTGGTTGAGTATGGCAAGGACAAGGATATCGAACTAG GTTTCCATGTGGATGATGCGGAAGTCACTTTAAATGTATGCCTGGGAAAAGATTTTTCTGGGGGTAATTTGTTTTTCCAGGGAGTTCGATGTGACAAGCATGTGAACACAGAGACACAACCAGAG GAGTTCTTTGATTATTCTCACGTCCCTGGTCAAGCTGTACTCCATCGTGGCCGTCATCGACACGGAGCTCGTCCGACAAATTCTGGACATAGAATCAACATGCTTTTATGGTGCAGAAG TTCAATCTTTAGAGAGAGGAGGAAATTTCAGAAGGATTTCTCTAGCTGGTGCGGCCAGTGCCAGCTTGCGAAGAAAGAAAGGCAGCATCAGTGGGTCACCACTACCAAGCTG GCATTTCTTAGAGGTTGTGGAGGAGGCAAGATTTGA